In Helianthus annuus cultivar XRQ/B chromosome 3, HanXRQr2.0-SUNRISE, whole genome shotgun sequence, a single window of DNA contains:
- the LOC110931919 gene encoding cold shock protein 2-like, translating into MEAKTFAAANDTGVKKYQGTLPKCNRCDFHHVGNCRIGKCENCGKSDHRTEDCWGKSIGSRNGNGNRNGNGNRNGAGNRSGGGNGNGNWNGNGAGQNQGCFSCGSRDHFMKDCQRETTFKLEHS; encoded by the coding sequence ATGGAGGCAAAAACCTTCGCAGCTGCAAATGATACTGGAGTTAAGAAATAtcagggcactctgcccaagtgtaacCGCTGTGACTTTCACCATGTGGGAAACTGTCGCATTGGGAAATGCGAGAACTGTGGGAAGTCAGACCACCGTACCGAGGATTGTTGGGGTAAAAGTATTGGAAGCCGCAATGGTAATGGTAATAGGAACGGGAATGGGAACCGTAACGGTGCTGGTAATCGAAGCGGTGGTGGAAATGGCAATGGTAACTGGAATGGTAATGGAGCTGGGcagaaccaaggatgcttcagttgtggaagTAGGGAtcatttcatgaaagactgccAAAGGGAAACAACGTTCAAGCTCGAGCATTCGTAA